Proteins encoded by one window of Tunturibacter psychrotolerans:
- a CDS encoding CocE/NonD family hydrolase: protein MRSKIVLVLCLLAVGRGVLGQAAAAPSEEEFVKTHYAKYEYRIPMRDGVKLFVSVYTPLAGAFKDAGPYPFLMTRTPYSCAPYGEDQMPKRLAPSQELLESGYIFVCGDARGRYESEGVFQEMNAHIDDKKSNKDVDESTDMYDTVEFLLKHVENNNGKVGITGISYPGFYTSASIIDSHPAIKAASPQAPMTDLFFNDDAYHGGAFMLSANYGFYVFFKPQKNPTLPDKGEYSEPSGPDSYKFYLKAGPTENLDKKFDGTNFLFHDQLVHTTYDDYWKKRNLSVHMKNVHAAVMTVGGWFDAEDLSGPFKTFHAIDEFNPGSVNTLVVGPWTHGGWARADGDRLGDVTFNSKTSLFFREQIQFPFFEHYLKGHDGGVLPKAYVFETGSNVWKKYDAWPPKSASAKTLYFRDGGKLSFEAPSENTGVDEYVSDPAHPVPFVGYTTDTVPQRYMDDDQRFASRRPDVLTYETEPLTEDVTIAGPVRPKLKVASTGTDADFVVKLIDVYPNDYPDPPADAVGKRVLGAAPILMGGYEQLVRGEPMRAKFRDSWEKPTALTPGKMVEVNSEMPDVNHTFRTGHRIMVQVQSSWFPLVDRNPQTFVDIPFAKPGQFVKATESVYRNAGAASGVEVLVVPQH, encoded by the coding sequence ATGAGAAGCAAGATCGTGCTGGTGCTTTGTTTGTTGGCGGTTGGTCGAGGAGTGCTTGGGCAGGCTGCTGCGGCGCCGAGTGAAGAAGAGTTCGTCAAGACGCACTATGCGAAGTATGAGTACCGGATCCCGATGCGGGACGGGGTGAAGTTGTTCGTGTCGGTGTATACGCCACTGGCTGGAGCGTTCAAAGATGCAGGGCCGTATCCATTTTTGATGACGCGGACACCGTATAGCTGCGCGCCCTATGGTGAAGACCAGATGCCGAAGCGTTTGGCGCCCAGCCAGGAGTTGTTAGAGTCGGGCTATATCTTCGTTTGTGGGGATGCGCGCGGGCGGTACGAGAGCGAGGGCGTATTTCAGGAGATGAATGCGCATATCGACGATAAGAAGTCGAACAAGGATGTGGATGAGTCGACGGACATGTACGACACTGTCGAGTTTCTGCTGAAGCACGTGGAAAATAACAACGGCAAGGTTGGGATTACAGGAATCAGCTATCCGGGGTTCTATACGTCGGCGAGCATCATCGATTCGCATCCGGCGATCAAGGCGGCTAGTCCACAGGCTCCGATGACGGATCTGTTTTTCAACGACGATGCGTACCATGGCGGCGCGTTTATGTTGTCGGCCAACTATGGGTTTTATGTGTTCTTCAAGCCACAGAAAAATCCGACGCTGCCAGATAAGGGAGAGTATTCGGAACCTAGTGGGCCTGATAGTTACAAGTTTTATTTGAAGGCAGGGCCGACAGAAAATCTGGATAAGAAGTTCGACGGGACGAACTTCTTATTTCATGACCAACTGGTGCATACGACGTATGACGATTATTGGAAGAAGCGCAATCTGTCGGTGCACATGAAGAATGTTCATGCGGCGGTGATGACGGTCGGCGGGTGGTTTGACGCAGAGGATCTTTCGGGGCCATTCAAGACGTTTCATGCGATCGATGAGTTCAATCCGGGGTCAGTGAATACGCTGGTGGTTGGTCCCTGGACGCATGGTGGATGGGCTCGAGCAGACGGTGATCGTCTTGGAGATGTGACTTTTAATTCGAAGACGTCTCTGTTTTTCAGGGAGCAGATTCAGTTTCCGTTCTTCGAACACTATCTGAAGGGGCACGACGGCGGGGTATTGCCGAAGGCTTATGTATTTGAGACGGGCAGTAATGTCTGGAAAAAATATGATGCGTGGCCACCTAAGTCTGCGTCGGCGAAGACACTTTACTTTCGTGATGGCGGCAAGTTGAGCTTCGAGGCTCCTTCAGAGAACACAGGAGTGGATGAGTATGTGAGCGATCCGGCGCATCCGGTGCCGTTTGTGGGTTACACAACGGATACGGTGCCGCAGCGGTATATGGACGACGATCAGCGGTTCGCTTCGCGGCGGCCGGATGTGTTGACCTACGAGACCGAGCCGCTGACCGAAGACGTGACGATCGCGGGGCCCGTGCGGCCTAAGTTGAAGGTGGCTTCTACCGGGACCGATGCGGATTTTGTGGTGAAGCTGATTGATGTCTATCCGAATGATTATCCCGATCCGCCTGCCGATGCTGTCGGCAAGCGAGTGTTGGGAGCGGCTCCGATTTTGATGGGCGGATATGAGCAGTTAGTGCGGGGCGAGCCGATGCGCGCGAAGTTTCGCGATAGCTGGGAGAAGCCAACGGCACTGACGCCAGGGAAGATGGTGGAGGTGAACTCGGAGATGCCGGATGTTAACCACACGTTCCGCACGGGGCACCGAATTATGGTGCAGGTGCAGAGCTCGTGGTTTCCGTTGGTCGATCGGAATCCGCAGACGTTCGTCGATATACCCTTCGCGAAGCCGGGGCAGTTTGTGAAGGCGACGGAGAGTGTTTATCGCAATGCTGGCGCGGCGAGTGGAGTTGAGGTGCTGGTGGTGCCGCAGCACTGA
- a CDS encoding SDR family oxidoreductase produces MKLAGKKALITGGNSGIGLATAQLFIKEGAEVAITGRDQKTLDEAVKLLGPKAKAYRADVTDSAARKDLFAKIAKDFGHLDIVFANAGIAGQTKTGSTDEAVFENIIRINLTGAFFTVEAAVPLLNDGASIIFNGSVIGTLGQPGYAAYAASKAGLRGMARSIAGDLAPRNIRVNVVAPGATETPIWSRNERSAEEAGELAKRIASTIPLGRFGKVEELAKAILFLASDDSSYVNAVEFFVDGGSVGTPFGGPAFRG; encoded by the coding sequence ATGAAACTCGCAGGAAAGAAAGCTCTCATCACAGGCGGAAACAGCGGCATCGGCCTCGCCACCGCTCAGCTCTTCATAAAAGAAGGCGCAGAAGTCGCCATCACAGGCCGTGACCAGAAGACTCTCGACGAAGCCGTCAAGCTGCTCGGGCCAAAAGCGAAAGCCTACCGCGCCGACGTCACCGACTCGGCTGCTCGCAAAGACCTCTTCGCCAAAATCGCCAAAGACTTCGGCCATCTCGACATCGTCTTCGCCAATGCAGGAATCGCGGGACAGACCAAAACTGGCAGCACCGACGAAGCCGTCTTCGAAAACATCATCCGCATCAATCTCACCGGAGCCTTCTTCACCGTCGAAGCAGCGGTCCCACTCCTCAACGATGGCGCCTCAATCATCTTCAACGGCTCCGTCATCGGCACCCTGGGCCAACCCGGCTACGCCGCCTACGCTGCCAGCAAAGCCGGACTCCGCGGCATGGCCCGCTCCATCGCCGGCGATCTAGCCCCACGAAATATCCGCGTCAACGTCGTCGCACCCGGCGCTACGGAAACCCCCATCTGGAGCCGCAACGAACGCTCCGCAGAAGAAGCCGGTGAGCTCGCAAAGCGTATCGCCTCCACCATTCCCCTGGGTCGCTTCGGCAAAGTAGAAGAGCTCGCAAAAGCAATCCTCTTTCTCGCCTCCGATGACTCCTCCTACGTCAACGCTGTCGAGTTTTTCGTAGACGGTGGATCCGTAGGCACGCCCTTCGGTGGACCAGCGTTCCGCGGTTAA
- a CDS encoding TetR/AcrR family transcriptional regulator codes for MRYPAVETAEKHERILNEAARLFRERGFSGVSVSEIMKATGLTHGPFYNHFDSKEALMADSVMHGMQTTLDGLEETEGSAKGWTDYLKRYLSVAHRDACGAGCTMAALAAEVRQEPLVRGPFTARLKAVVEAMASHFPWSSKRAARGDSIRALSSMVGAMVLARAVDDDAFSEEILKEARKGLV; via the coding sequence ATGAGATATCCGGCGGTTGAGACGGCTGAGAAACACGAGAGGATTTTGAATGAAGCGGCGCGGCTATTTCGCGAGCGAGGGTTTTCAGGTGTGAGCGTGAGCGAGATTATGAAGGCGACCGGTTTGACGCACGGACCTTTTTATAACCACTTCGATTCGAAGGAAGCGTTGATGGCAGACAGCGTGATGCACGGAATGCAGACGACGCTCGACGGGCTGGAGGAGACGGAGGGTTCGGCGAAGGGTTGGACGGACTATCTCAAGCGCTATCTGAGCGTGGCTCACCGCGATGCTTGTGGCGCGGGATGCACGATGGCGGCTCTTGCAGCGGAAGTGCGGCAGGAGCCGCTTGTGCGGGGCCCGTTCACGGCGCGGTTGAAGGCGGTGGTGGAGGCAATGGCATCGCATTTTCCGTGGAGCTCGAAGCGCGCGGCGCGGGGGGATTCGATTCGGGCGCTGTCGTCGATGGTTGGTGCGATGGTGCTGGCTCGGGCGGTGGATGATGATGCTTTTTCGGAAGAGATTCTGAAAGAGGCGCGGAAGGGGTTGGTGTGA